From Penaeus chinensis breed Huanghai No. 1 chromosome 18, ASM1920278v2, whole genome shotgun sequence, one genomic window encodes:
- the LOC125034870 gene encoding uncharacterized protein LOC125034870, with protein sequence MKVALVLALAACAAAMPSPDPGFVYSYGHPLVYSSYPVVKTVKTGTPASTAPLVYSYGHNLPLTYGYPYNFPYNFPYTYPYLVKADETEEETMAEEEVVAEE encoded by the exons ATGAAGGTTGCG CTGGTTCTCGCCCTGGCTGCTTGTGCTGCTGCCATGCCCTCTCCTGACCCTGGCTTCGTGTACTCCTACGGCCATCCACTCGTCTACTCCTCCTACCCCGTCGTCAAGACTGTCAAGACCGGGACCCCCGCCAGCACCGCCCCCCTCGTCTACTCCTACG GTCACAACCTTCCTCTCACCTACGGGTACCCCTACAACTTCCCCTACAACTTCCCCTACACTTACCCCTACCTGGTCAAGGCCGACGAGACCGAAGAGGAAACTATGGCTGAGGAGGAAGTTGTAGCCGAGGAATAG